From the genome of Muricauda sp. SCSIO 64092, one region includes:
- a CDS encoding BspA family leucine-rich repeat surface protein, with protein METNYFLGQKGLLPTFLICLLVSTGLFAQGEFITTWDTTKSGTSDSNSITIPATGVYDVDLGNDGTYDLLDQTGKITIDVTQYGHTAGEIKVVLRSAASWAGTLGRIDFSYWENYFLGLRNDGPKLLSVDQWGSSIAWSTMEEAFYGCSNLDILATDAPDLSNVTSLKGMFRDCTSLKKATGFSSWNTSNVTDMHSMFTNATVFNGDIGSWDTSNVVDMSYMFFYATAFDQDIGSWNTSSVVDMSYMFFYATAFDQNLGDWDMEQMTHGASMLTRCGLSVANWDATLIGWDAQNFTNTTSISASGLVYCKAGAERTALSLNIVGDNAENTPPTAQCKTALTLQLGTGGTATLTNDLVDEGSSDACGDVSLSPLNWSFSSTDMGANTVTLMVTDANGNTNDCSTIVTVVDPATFVTTWDTMKPGTSNNNSITIPATGTYDVDLGNDGTYDLLDQTNTTTVDVTTYGHTAGEIQVALRSAASWAGNLSRIHFNNTGDKEKLLSVDQWGSSISWSTMKEAFYGCTNLEVKAIDDPDLDSVTNMHSMFALCRVVTGTGFSTWNTSGVTDMAWIFRGADVFNGDIGSWDTSSVTDMRYMLNGAGVFNQDIGSWNTGSVTNMGGMFSGATSFNGDISGWDTAGVTDMRSMFQGAISFNGDIGSWNTGRVTYMSFMFDGASAFDRDIGSWNTVSVGNMNFMFRNASAFDQDIGSWDTAGLNRSVGMFSGAVAFDQDLGDWYMGRLRNGTDMLNNSGLSVANWDATLIGWDAQDFTNTPTIGASRLIYCTATAERAALTLNITGDSAESVPPTAECKTALTLQLGTAGTATLTTIDVDDGSSDACGNVSLSPLNWSFSSTDMGANTVTLTVTDPNGNTNTCTTTVTVEDPASLFVTTWDTTKSGTSNNSITIPAVGTYDVDLGNDGSYELLDQTDEITVNVTTHNYTAGQIQVALRNAASGTGTLGAIQFSYRGDRDKLLSVDQWGSDISWSTMEGAFWGCGNLEVKATDVPDLSGVTNMVNMFNNCSSLTGTGLSTWNTGSVTNMGGMFSGATSFNGDISGWDTAGVTDMRSMFQGAISFNGDIGSWNTGRVTYMSFMFDGASAFDRDIGSWNTGSVGNMNFMFRNASAFNQDIGSWSTVGLNRSVGMFSGAGAFDQDLGDWYMGRLRNGTDMLNNSGLSVANWDATLIGWAGQDFTNTPTIGATGLVYCTAGTQRTALTLNINGDSAETTKPIPQCKAATLQLGMDGTATLKATLVDNGSSDACGDVTLEVSPSSFTTTGTYTVTLTVTDPNDNKDDCDAQVTVVAHPITTFVTTWDTNRSGSSNNNSITIPAVGTYDVDLGDDGIYELLDKTGPLTVDVTTHDYTAGQIKVALRDATSGNGTLTAIQFNNMGDKAKLLSVDQWGSSISWNSMQNAFYGCNNLDVKASDAPDLGSVTDMSHMFAACQSLTGTTSFPTWNTAGVIDMGNMFNQASSFNGDIGSWETGNVTSMAAMFTGASTFDKNIGLWNTGNVTDMGNMFNGAIVFDQAIGSWDTGNVTNMHGMFSGASTFDQEIGSWNTSGVTDMGLMFYSAGTFSRAIGSWDTSSVKDMSGMFALHSSFNQDIGSWNTSSVTDMFGMFLSTSFNKYIGSWDTSNVTNMAWMFFYVIDFDQDISNWNTSSVTNMANMFNGASAFNQNIGSWDVGNVTTMLAMFSSASAFDQDIGSWNTGRVTNMGGLFLDATAFNQDIGSWDTSSVTAIGSLFEGATAFDQDLGDWDMGQVNNGLRMLDNSGLSVANWDATLTGWDAQNFTNTPTIGASGLKYCTAETERAALTFNIVGDSKDCGGAGGGRVFLPKDGLTTDNDFSGLPDLVGSGSAPEGDEMDSKDLGGHPDLGKRGFSPNGDGINDTFSISWLRRDYPNYTMTVYDQNGILVYQGNAGTPDWDGSAAGGSTVLGDGKLHNGVYYYKIDFGDGKTSPVQGIVYLNR; from the coding sequence ATGGAAACAAACTACTTTCTGGGCCAGAAAGGGCTCTTACCTACTTTTTTAATTTGCTTGTTGGTCAGCACGGGCCTGTTTGCCCAGGGCGAGTTCATCACCACCTGGGACACCACCAAATCCGGAACGTCCGACAGCAATTCAATTACTATTCCTGCCACTGGTGTCTACGATGTGGATTTGGGCAATGACGGCACTTATGACCTTTTGGACCAGACGGGGAAGATTACCATAGATGTGACCCAGTATGGCCATACCGCTGGGGAGATAAAAGTGGTTCTTCGCAGTGCGGCCTCCTGGGCCGGGACCCTTGGCAGAATAGATTTCAGTTATTGGGAGAACTATTTTTTGGGTCTTAGGAACGACGGTCCGAAGCTGCTTTCCGTGGACCAATGGGGTAGTAGTATAGCCTGGAGTACCATGGAGGAAGCATTTTATGGCTGTAGCAATCTGGACATCCTGGCGACGGACGCTCCGGACCTAAGCAATGTGACCAGTCTGAAAGGCATGTTTCGCGATTGTACGTCACTTAAAAAGGCAACAGGCTTTTCCTCCTGGAACACTTCCAACGTGACCGATATGCACTCCATGTTTACGAACGCAACCGTCTTTAACGGGGACATCGGTTCCTGGGATACCAGTAACGTGGTCGATATGAGCTATATGTTTTTTTACGCTACCGCTTTTGACCAGGACATTGGTTCCTGGAACACCAGTAGCGTGGTCGATATGAGCTATATGTTTTTTTACGCTACCGCTTTTGACCAGAATCTGGGGGATTGGGACATGGAACAGATGACCCATGGAGCCTCTATGCTTACCAGGTGTGGGCTCTCCGTTGCCAACTGGGATGCCACGCTCATCGGATGGGATGCCCAGAACTTTACCAATACCACCAGTATATCAGCCTCTGGACTGGTGTACTGCAAGGCCGGCGCAGAGCGGACCGCACTGAGTCTTAACATTGTTGGGGACAATGCGGAGAACACCCCGCCAACGGCGCAGTGCAAGACGGCGCTAACGTTGCAACTGGGCACCGGTGGAACGGCCACCCTGACCAACGACCTCGTGGACGAGGGTTCCAGTGATGCCTGCGGGGACGTCTCGCTAAGTCCGCTCAATTGGAGCTTTTCGTCCACCGATATGGGTGCGAACACGGTGACCCTAATGGTGACCGACGCCAATGGAAACACCAACGACTGCTCGACCATAGTGACCGTGGTGGATCCCGCGACTTTTGTCACCACCTGGGACACCATGAAACCCGGTACGTCCAACAACAACTCCATCACCATCCCCGCTACGGGGACCTATGATGTGGACCTGGGCAATGATGGGACCTATGACCTTTTGGACCAAACCAACACCACTACTGTGGATGTGACTACCTATGGCCATACCGCCGGGGAGATACAAGTGGCTCTTCGCAGTGCGGCCTCTTGGGCAGGGAACCTGAGCAGGATACATTTCAACAATACGGGCGACAAGGAGAAGCTGCTCTCGGTTGACCAATGGGGAAGCAGTATCTCCTGGAGCACGATGAAGGAAGCATTTTATGGTTGTACCAATTTGGAGGTCAAGGCGATCGATGATCCCGACCTGGACAGTGTGACCAATATGCACTCCATGTTCGCCCTTTGCAGGGTGGTCACGGGGACGGGCTTCTCCACCTGGAACACCAGCGGCGTGACGGACATGGCCTGGATATTCCGTGGGGCAGACGTCTTCAATGGGGACATCGGTTCCTGGGATACCAGTAGTGTTACCGATATGAGGTACATGCTCAATGGTGCGGGTGTGTTCAACCAGGACATCGGTTCCTGGAACACCGGCAGCGTGACCAATATGGGGGGCATGTTCTCCGGTGCGACCTCCTTCAACGGGGACATCAGCGGCTGGGACACGGCCGGCGTGACCGATATGCGGTCCATGTTCCAGGGCGCAATTTCGTTTAACGGGGACATCGGTTCGTGGAACACGGGCAGGGTGACCTATATGTCCTTCATGTTTGATGGTGCGAGCGCCTTTGACCGGGACATCGGTTCCTGGAACACGGTCAGCGTGGGCAATATGAACTTCATGTTCCGGAACGCGAGTGCCTTTGACCAGGACATCGGTTCGTGGGACACAGCGGGCCTGAACCGTTCGGTCGGTATGTTTTCCGGCGCCGTTGCCTTTGACCAGGACCTGGGGGATTGGTATATGGGCCGGTTGAGGAACGGCACGGATATGCTCAACAACAGTGGGCTCTCGGTCGCGAATTGGGACGCCACGCTGATTGGATGGGATGCCCAGGACTTTACCAATACCCCTACCATAGGGGCCTCCAGACTGATCTATTGCACGGCCACTGCAGAGCGTGCCGCACTGACCCTCAACATTACCGGTGACAGCGCGGAAAGTGTCCCTCCAACGGCTGAGTGCAAGACAGCACTAACGCTGCAACTGGGCACCGCCGGCACGGCCACCCTAACTACAATCGATGTGGACGACGGTTCCAGTGATGCCTGTGGAAACGTCTCGCTAAGTCCGCTCAATTGGAGCTTTTCGTCCACCGATATGGGTGCCAACACGGTGACCCTTACAGTGACCGACCCCAATGGAAACACCAATACCTGCACGACAACGGTGACCGTCGAGGATCCCGCAAGTCTATTCGTGACCACCTGGGACACCACAAAATCCGGTACGTCCAACAACTCCATCACGATCCCCGCAGTGGGGACCTACGATGTGGACCTGGGGAACGATGGCAGCTATGAACTATTGGACCAGACCGATGAAATTACTGTGAATGTCACCACCCATAACTATACCGCCGGACAGATCCAGGTGGCCCTACGCAATGCCGCCTCCGGTACCGGAACCCTGGGCGCGATACAGTTCAGCTACAGGGGCGACAGGGACAAGCTGCTCTCTGTGGACCAATGGGGCAGCGATATTTCCTGGAGCACCATGGAGGGCGCATTCTGGGGCTGCGGCAATCTGGAGGTCAAGGCGACGGACGTCCCCGATTTGAGCGGTGTCACCAATATGGTCAACATGTTCAACAATTGTTCGTCACTCACGGGTACGGGCCTTTCCACCTGGAACACCGGCAGCGTGACCAATATGGGGGGCATGTTCTCCGGTGCGACCTCCTTCAACGGGGACATCAGCGGCTGGGACACGGCCGGCGTGACCGACATGAGGTCCATGTTCCAGGGCGCAATTTCTTTTAACGGGGACATCGGTTCGTGGAACACGGGCAGGGTCACCTATATGTCCTTCATGTTTGATGGTGCGAGCGCCTTTGACCGGGACATCGGTTCGTGGAACACCGGCAGCGTGGGCAATATGAACTTCATGTTTCGGAACGCAAGTGCCTTCAACCAGGACATCGGTTCGTGGAGCACGGTCGGCCTGAACCGTTCGGTCGGTATGTTTTCCGGCGCCGGCGCCTTTGACCAGGACCTGGGGGATTGGTATATGGGCCGGTTGAGGAACGGCACGGATATGCTCAACAACAGTGGGCTCTCGGTCGCGAATTGGGACGCCACGCTTATCGGTTGGGCCGGCCAGGACTTCACCAACACGCCGACCATTGGCGCAACGGGCCTGGTCTACTGCACGGCCGGCACCCAACGTACCGCGCTGACCCTCAACATCAACGGTGACAGCGCGGAAACCACCAAGCCGATACCACAGTGCAAGGCAGCGACGCTGCAACTGGGCATGGACGGTACGGCCACCCTGAAAGCTACCCTTGTGGACAACGGTTCCAGCGATGCCTGCGGGGATGTAACCCTGGAAGTGTCCCCGAGTAGCTTTACGACCACTGGTACATATACAGTGACCCTTACGGTGACCGATCCCAACGATAACAAGGATGACTGCGATGCCCAAGTGACCGTAGTGGCCCATCCGATAACCACATTTGTCACCACCTGGGACACCAACAGATCCGGCTCGAGCAACAACAACTCCATCACCATCCCTGCAGTAGGGACCTATGATGTTGACCTGGGCGATGATGGCATCTACGAGCTGCTGGACAAGACCGGGCCCCTAACCGTGGATGTCACCACCCATGACTATACTGCCGGGCAGATAAAGGTCGCCCTTCGGGATGCCACTTCCGGGAACGGAACTTTGACTGCGATACAGTTCAACAATATGGGAGACAAGGCCAAGCTGCTTTCCGTGGACCAATGGGGCAGCAGTATCTCCTGGAACAGCATGCAAAATGCATTTTACGGCTGTAACAATCTTGACGTTAAGGCGAGCGACGCCCCTGACCTGGGTAGCGTGACCGATATGAGCCATATGTTTGCCGCATGTCAATCGCTTACGGGGACGACAAGCTTCCCAACCTGGAACACGGCCGGTGTAATCGATATGGGCAATATGTTCAATCAGGCAAGTTCCTTTAATGGGGATATCGGCTCATGGGAGACGGGCAATGTGACCAGTATGGCTGCTATGTTTACTGGTGCAAGCACCTTTGATAAGAATATCGGTTTGTGGAACACCGGCAATGTGACCGATATGGGCAACATGTTCAATGGCGCGATCGTCTTTGACCAGGCCATCGGTTCCTGGGACACCGGCAACGTGACCAATATGCATGGCATGTTCTCTGGCGCAAGCACCTTTGACCAGGAGATTGGTTCCTGGAACACCAGCGGCGTAACCGATATGGGTTTAATGTTTTATAGTGCAGGCACTTTCAGCAGGGCTATTGGTTCCTGGGACACTAGCAGCGTGAAGGATATGTCCGGCATGTTCGCACTCCATTCTAGCTTTAACCAGGACATCGGTTCCTGGAACACCAGCAGTGTGACCGATATGTTTGGCATGTTTTTGAGTACAAGCTTTAACAAGTACATTGGTTCCTGGGACACCAGTAATGTGACGAATATGGCCTGGATGTTTTTTTACGTTATCGACTTTGACCAGGACATCAGTAACTGGAACACCAGCAGCGTGACCAATATGGCCAACATGTTCAATGGTGCCAGTGCCTTTAACCAGAATATTGGTTCCTGGGATGTGGGAAATGTGACCACTATGCTAGCGATGTTTTCTTCTGCAAGCGCCTTTGACCAGGACATCGGCTCATGGAACACTGGCCGTGTGACCAATATGGGAGGCTTGTTCCTCGATGCAACTGCCTTTAATCAGGACATTGGTTCCTGGGATACCAGCAGTGTAACAGCAATCGGCAGCTTGTTCGAAGGGGCAACGGCCTTTGACCAAGATCTGGGCGATTGGGACATGGGGCAGGTGAACAATGGGCTCCGTATGCTCGATAACAGCGGGCTCTCCGTGGCCAATTGGGACGCCACACTGACCGGTTGGGATGCCCAGAACTTTACCAACACGCCCACTATAGGGGCCTCAGGCCTGAAATACTGCACTGCCGAAACCGAACGTGCCGCGCTGACCTTCAATATTGTTGGGGACAGTAAGGACTGTGGTGGGGCAGGCGGCGGACGTGTGTTCCTGCCGAAGGACGGTCTGACCACTGACAATGATTTCAGTGGGTTGCCAGATTTGGTCGGATCAGGGTCCGCACCGGAAGGTGATGAAATGGACAGCAAGGACCTTGGTGGACATCCGGATTTGGGCAAACGGGGCTTCTCCCCGAACGGTGACGGAATCAACGATACCTTTTCCATTTCCTGGCTGAGGCGTGATTACCCGAACTACACCATGACGGTCTATGACCAAAACGGCATCCTGGTGTACCAAGGGAACGCGGGCACACCGGACTGGGACGGCAGCGCCGCTGGGGGCAGTACTGTCCTGGGTGATGGCAAACTGCACAACGGGGTGTACTACTATAAGATTGATTTCGGGGACGGAAAGACCTCGCCGGTCCAGGGAATCGTCTATCTGAACCGATAG